The genomic window TTTTAATTTTATTGGTTTAAAAGATAGTTATTACGCTAGCGAGCATTTAGTTACCGAATTGACATATAGAGAATTGGTAGAAATTCCGACTTATCCAGATCATGACACTATTTTAAGACAGTTTACCAAATTTTCTTTTGATCTGCACGAAAAAGGAGTGGAGTTTTTAGATCATTCGCCAGGAAATACTTTAATTAAAAAAGCTGCTGAAAATAAATACGATTTTTTCTTAGTAGATTTGAATAGAATGAATTTTCATGACGCTATGAGCTTTGAACAGCGTATGGATAATTTTAGACGCTTGACGCCTAAAAAAGAAATGATTGCAGTAATGAGCAACGAATATGCTAAGTATTATACTGATAAAACGGAGTCTGAAATTTTCGAAAAAATGTGGCAGGCAACTACTCATTTTCAAGAAGAATTTGCAAGAAAGAAAAGATTGAAAAAGAAATTAAAATTTTGGAAATCTTAGTTTCTACATCT from Flavobacterium fluviale includes these protein-coding regions:
- a CDS encoding Kdo domain containing protein, whose product is MPLKINEKYKSDENYISQIINDFQTSGELFGNGDRNKIKLFDFNGKTVNIKSFKIPNIVNKIAYKYFRKSKARRSFEYATLLLEKGIGTPEPIAFLENFNFIGLKDSYYASEHLVTELTYRELVEIPTYPDHDTILRQFTKFSFDLHEKGVEFLDHSPGNTLIKKAAENKYDFFLVDLNRMNFHDAMSFEQRMDNFRRLTPKKEMIAVMSNEYAKYYTDKTESEIFEKMWQATTHFQEEFARKKRLKKKLKFWKS